DNA from Bacteroides zoogleoformans:
CAGCTTTTTATAATCAAACACATATGTGATTTGTGCATATGGAGCTTTTCTATCACCATTAAAATTTACAACTTGGTCATATCCACCCCATTGCTCTTGAATAAGCTTTACTAAGCCTTCACCTACAATTCCTTCACTCAGTATACGTAAGGAGTTAATGAAAGAACTCTTTCCACTTCCATTTATACCCAATAGAAGATTTAGGCCATCTTTCAATTTAATCTCCTTTTCACCCTTAAAGGAAAAGAAGTCTCTCAGAACAATTGCCTTTAACATACTCCTTAATTATTTTATATTTTACTATTTCTCGCAAAGATACAAAAACTTTTCCTATATGATAACTAAACGCTTCTAAATCGCAATTCTTGTTTGAAATCAGAATCTGTTTTAATTTTATTTTAGCTTCTCTTATGAGATATTTTGCTCAGGCAAAGCACAAGTTTACTTCCCCTTCTCATACAACTTTTCTCCTTGAACTCAACAGGTTTTCTACTTGAGACCAATATAATCGACCGATGGCCTGCACATCATTGGTCGCTTGCCTGCACAACAATGGATAAACAACCTCTAAAAGTCCCTACATGGGATCTACATCGTAATAAACAATCAGTGACTTGAAACGGTCTTCGGCCACCATCTCCTTCTGCACCTGCACAAGCAACTCGCGCGCACGTGCCATCGGAGCCGTTGCCTCGATTTTCAAGACAATCTTACGGATGAACAACGTCTGCACGCGTGCCACGGGCGGTTTATCAGGACCCAGCACCCGACTGCCGAAAACGGCACGCAACTTGGCCGCCATGGTTTGCGCCATCAGGTCGAGCAACGTCTCGTTCCGGTTTTTCAGATAGACATACACCAGCCGATAATATGGCGGATAACGGAACATCTGCCGCTCGGCAAGCTGTCCGCCGGCCATGGCCTCGTAATCATTGGCAATGACTTGCGAAATAATGGGATGATCCACGCTTTTGGTCTGCAATATCACCTTTCCCCGTCCACTTCTCCGTCCGGCACGCCCCGCCACCTGCGCCATTAACTGGAAGGCCCGTTCGTAAGCACGGAAATCGGGATAATTCAATATCGTGTCGGCATTGAGAATCCCCACCACACTGACGCGGTCGAAATCCAACCCCTTGGATACCATCTGCGTACCTATCAGGATATCCGTTTTCCCCTGCTCAAAATCGGAAATGATGCGTTCGTATGCGGCGCGTGTACGGGCTGTATCCAAATCCATCCGGGCCACACGGGCTTCGGGGAAAAGCACTTTGATGTCGTCCTCAATCTTCTCCGTGCCAAACCCGCGATTGCGCAAATCTACGCCTTCGCATGCCGGACAGGCGCGCGGAAGTTGATAGGTATAACCGCAATAATGACAAGTCAGCCGATTCAGCCCCTTATGGTAGGTCAGACTCACATCACAATTCTTGCATTTGGGCACCCACCCGCACGTGTTACACTCTATCATGGGAGCAAAGCCGCGACGATTCTGGAACAGAATGACCTGCTCTTTCCGCTCCAGCGCCTCGCGCACGTATTGCAGCAGCAAGGGCGAGAAAGGGCCGTTCATCCTCTTCTTGCGGTGCAGCTCTTTGATGTCCACAGGAATAATCTCGGGCAATTGCAGCTCTTTATGCCGTTCTTTCAGCTCCACCAGCCCATACTTACCCGACAAGGCATTGTGCCAAGTCTCTACCGAAGGGGTGGCCGTGCCCAACAGGGTTTTGGCTCCGCACATTGATGCCAGCATAATGGCCGCATTGCGGGCATGATAGCGAGGGGCAGGGTCTTGTTGCTTGTAAGTGTTTTCATGCTCCTCGTCCACAATGACCAACCCCAAGTTACGAAAAGGAAGGAATACAGAAGAACGTACCCCCAAGATGATATCATAACTCTCTTCCGTCAACTGTTTTTGCCAGATTTCTACTCTCTCCGCATCCGGGAATTTAGAGTGATAGATGCCCAGACGAGCGCCGAAGACACGTTGCAGCCGTTCCGTAATCTGGGTGGTAAGAGCTATCTCCGGCAAAAGGTACAGCACTTGCTTCCCCCTACGGATGGTTTCTTCTATCAGATGGATATAAATCTCGGTCTTGCCGCTTGCCGTTACCCCATGCAACAGACAGACATTCTTTGTCCGGAAATTCTCCTGTATATCATAGAGTGCTTGCAGCTGATGTTTGTTCAGCTCATTGACGGGAACCGGCTGTTTGGTTTGTACCGTGTTCAGCCTATTCACTTCCCGAGAATAAACTTCAAAGACGCCACGCTCCACCAATGCGCCGAATACACCCGGGGTGGCAGACGCACGCTGCAACAACTCTGCTTTGGAGATTTCTTTTACCTCGCTCCCTCCCGGGCAACCGGAAAGTTCGATGTATTTCATCAACAGCTCAAACTGTTTGGACGCCCGGCGCTGTAACTCGTCGAAAAAGAAATGCAGCCGGCGCTCATTGCTCGCGGCAGCAGTCAGGCGCACACAGATTTCCGTCTTAGGCTTGTAAGTACTCCGCAACTCTTCTTTCACAAAGATGGCTTCTCGGTCGAGCAACGCCTTCACCACAGAAAGGATATTCCTGATACCGCTTTCTTTCTCCAATTTGGTGACGCTCTGTTCCGGTTCGGCCGAAAGTATATCCAGAATCTTCTGTTCTTTCTCCGGAAGGAGGACTTCGGATTCGAAATCCGGATTATATTCCACGATTGTTTCGCTTTCCAGCTTCAGCCCCGATGGCAAGGCCGCCTTATAGACATCACCCGAAGTACAGAGATAGTAATCGGCCAGCCATTCCCAAAAAGCGAATTGCCCGGGAAGCAGTATCGGGGCGGCATCCAGCAATGCCGAGACCTCTTTCACCTCATACTCGGTGGGCGCGCACCGGTGCACCTTACACACAATCGCCGTATAGTACTTCTTCCGTCCGAAAGGCACCACCACCCGGCATCCCGCCCGTACTTCATCCGCCCACTCTTCCGGCAAGGAATAAGTGAAACTACCGTGCAAAGGCAATGGCAATATGACATCCACGAATTTCTTCATCTTGACGGCAAAGATACGACAAAGCAAGAGAGAATAAAAAAAAGACCGCCTCCTTTTTATTGAAAGGAGACAGCCTAATTCTGTCGGCAAAATATTGGTCCGTTTACTGATACTTCACCTCTACCCCCATGGTTTCATGCCTCATTTCGCGTTCGCTGCGATAGAGTTTTCCTTTTCTCAGGTAATAGAATTCCTGATTACCGGCAAACTCGATGTTGGCATACTCCAAATTGTCATCTGATTTGCAGGCTTTCCACGTACTTTCATACGTCACCGAGTCAGAGAATGTGATGAGGGTTGTAGAGTCTTCGTGCAATTCAAAGCGTATTCCGGTCTCCGTATAAAATGTTCCGGCAAAAGGATGAGATTCATCCGCCGATTTAGAACCGGAGCCCATATTGCCGCACGAATACAATGCGGACAAACAAACAATCATCAATACTGTCCAAAAAGTTGCTTTCATATTTTTCATTCGTTTATTAAAAGAGAGAGAGTGCCCTCACCAGAGAACACCCTCTTTCCTTATTTATTGATTATCTTGACGATAGACAACACTTATTCACCCGGAGTACCGGCGTTCTTCTTAACAATCACTTCAAATGTCTTAGTGAAAGTCTTCCACTTGTAACCGAATTTAACAGGGATGTAAAGTTTGTAGTCCCAGTTAACCGGAGTACCACTGTAGTTGTAGTAAGTCAATTCTTCTTTCGTCGAGTCGTAAGTAACTTTCGTATTAGAAGGCAGCGGACCATTTGTTACACCTGCTGTCGGAATCAAGTTACCGCCTACGAGTTTCAAGTTAGAAGTGATTCTATCCGTCTGCCATATAGCTTCGGTTGCTTCATAGAAGTTCCACAAAGCGACTTCCAACGGAGTACCTACTCTCTTCACGGTGTAGAAATTACCACTGGCGTCAGCATTCCAAGAAATATAAGTAAAGGCGTTCTTCACACTGATTGTACTACCTGTGATAGTAGCATCCGTAAAGTTATCCGTAGTACCTTCTTTCACCTTCAACGGCTCAATAATGAATGCATCATATGCCTTAATCAGAACTGTGTGAGCACGAGCGTGAGGACCATCATAGCAGAGGTCGGCAACCATCTTGATAGGCACTAATTTACCTACGATAGCTTTAGCGGCTTCAGTCGGTTTGTCATTCAGAAGGTCAGAGAACGGAGTGTGAGCCGGATTATTTTCTTCCAACTTGATGTTGTAAGTCAACTCTGTCGGATCCAGATTATTCGGTGTCGTATTAACGATTGTAGCAGCAAGCTCGGCGTTGATATACAGACGTGTACCATCGGGACTTACAGTTGCGCTCATCGGAACAACCTTAGTTCCATTGAAGTAGTCATACTTATAAGCAACCGTAGCCAGTTTCTCGGCATCGAAGATGAAGCGTACACCATTCTTTTCGTAAGTGGGTGCACCTGCTACTCCCAAATGTCCCGGAGCAGTAGTAGGATAATCTACTGAATAGTAGAACTTCTTACCGGCCACGTTCTTATTTGCATACCAGATAGCACCATCGGCACCGGTAGTCGGTTTCTTGCCAAGGTCATCCAAGTAACCGTTCAACAAGTCGGTATAGATGTTACAAGTCGGGTTGTTCGTTGTGTTGGCACCCCAAGCCGGGTTAGACTCTGTAGTATTGTAAACAATCGGGTTCACGTTGAATACAGACCAATCGGTACCTTGCTTCCAATAACGACCATCATAGCCCCACAAGTTGAATACCGGCTTGTAGATAGTACGTGTCAGCGTAATAACCAAAGTAGGATATGCACCTGACGGATCTCTCCAGTAGATAATCTTAGAGAAGTCCATCTTTTCCTGCTTGTTCCAATCAGGATACTTAGTCACGATATCTGTATGAGTCAATGTCCAGATGATGTTATAAGAATCTACACCGCTTTCAGAGTTTATTCTGATCGTAGCAGTTCCTTGACCCTTGCCGCTTGTTCCGTCGAAGCCGGGATCGGTATAAACAGCATGGAATTCTTGCTTCGTCATACCACCTTCCTTAGCCTGAGCATAAATCTTCTCATTCATGTACTGAGTGCCGATAACACCGTCATAATTGCCACACTTATAGATTTCGTCGTTAAGAGCAATAGAGATAGGACGTTCGCCCGTTTCTTTCACCCACTTAATCTTGAAGTAACGGATAGCCACCAGTTTCTTGTTCACAGAGTCAATCAACTCAGCACGGATAATCGGTTCACGACCTACAGAAGTAGCATTAGGATCGGTGATGGTATAAACTCCTGAAGTCAGGATACCGTTTGCCGGAGA
Protein-coding regions in this window:
- the priA gene encoding replication restart helicase PriA, with amino-acid sequence MKKFVDVILPLPLHGSFTYSLPEEWADEVRAGCRVVVPFGRKKYYTAIVCKVHRCAPTEYEVKEVSALLDAAPILLPGQFAFWEWLADYYLCTSGDVYKAALPSGLKLESETIVEYNPDFESEVLLPEKEQKILDILSAEPEQSVTKLEKESGIRNILSVVKALLDREAIFVKEELRSTYKPKTEICVRLTAAASNERRLHFFFDELQRRASKQFELLMKYIELSGCPGGSEVKEISKAELLQRASATPGVFGALVERGVFEVYSREVNRLNTVQTKQPVPVNELNKHQLQALYDIQENFRTKNVCLLHGVTASGKTEIYIHLIEETIRRGKQVLYLLPEIALTTQITERLQRVFGARLGIYHSKFPDAERVEIWQKQLTEESYDIILGVRSSVFLPFRNLGLVIVDEEHENTYKQQDPAPRYHARNAAIMLASMCGAKTLLGTATPSVETWHNALSGKYGLVELKERHKELQLPEIIPVDIKELHRKKRMNGPFSPLLLQYVREALERKEQVILFQNRRGFAPMIECNTCGWVPKCKNCDVSLTYHKGLNRLTCHYCGYTYQLPRACPACEGVDLRNRGFGTEKIEDDIKVLFPEARVARMDLDTARTRAAYERIISDFEQGKTDILIGTQMVSKGLDFDRVSVVGILNADTILNYPDFRAYERAFQLMAQVAGRAGRRSGRGKVILQTKSVDHPIISQVIANDYEAMAGGQLAERQMFRYPPYYRLVYVYLKNRNETLLDLMAQTMAAKLRAVFGSRVLGPDKPPVARVQTLFIRKIVLKIEATAPMARARELLVQVQKEMVAEDRFKSLIVYYDVDPM